The following proteins are encoded in a genomic region of Pyrus communis chromosome 11, drPyrComm1.1, whole genome shotgun sequence:
- the LOC137708621 gene encoding topless-related protein 1-like yields MWPVTCPGQALNAPDDLPKNVTRTLNQGSIPMSMDFHPSQQTLLLGGITATNSYGYTVHRHPVFLQNSTISLCSLLLSASLFFQVAEKNKDVQLIDFVEIKFLAEQVEAYQENI; encoded by the exons ATGTGGCCAGTAACATGTCCAGGGCAAGCTTTGAATGCACCTGATGACTTGCCTAAGAATGTCACACGGACTTTGAATCAGGGCTCAATTCCCATGAGCATGGATTTTCATCCTTCACAGCAGACTCTACTTCTTGg CGGAATCACCGCCACCAACAGCTATGGCTACACAGTTCATCGTCATCCGGTATTCCTCCAAAATTCCACTATCTCTCTTTGTTCTCTCCTACTCAGTGCGTCTCTATTCTTCCAG GTTGCTGAGAAGAACAAAGATGTGCAATTAATAGATTTTGTTGAAATCAAGTTTTTAGCTGAGCAG GTGGAAGCCTATCAGGAAAATATCTGA
- the LOC137707573 gene encoding cyclic nucleotide-gated ion channel 2-like: MSSSHFFLPRWTRVLRRQNSQSDDTNNTHNSNNIEDIMNTPIISNSVECYACTQVGVPAFHSTSCDAAHQPQWEASAGSSLIPIQSRSDLKKGLSRHRPASPFGPVLDPRSKRVQRWNRAFLLARGMALAVDPLFFYALSIGRSGTPCLYMDGGLAAIVTVLRTCVDAVHLCHLWLQFRLAYVSRESLVVGCGKLVWDARAISSHYLRSLKGFWFDAFVILPVPQAVFWLVLPKLIKEEKIKVIMTILLLIFLFQFLPKVYHSISLMRRMQKVTGYIFGTIWWGFGLNLIAYFIASHVAGGCWYVLAIQRVASCLRQHCDQNVNCNLSLSCSDEVCYQLLLPAATSGSTCGGNTTASVVRKPPLCLDVNGTFNYGIYQLALPVISSNSLAIKILYPIFWGLMTLSTFGNDLEPTSHWLEVIFSICVVLSGLLLFTLLIGNIQVFLHAVMAKKRKMQLRCRDMEWWMKRRQLPSGLRRRVRHYERHRWVTMGGEDEMDLIKDLPEGLRREIKRHLCLDLIKKVPLFDNLDDLILDNICDRVRPLVFSKDEKIIREGDPVPKMLFIVRGRIKRTQGLSKGMVGTNVLEPGGFFGDELLSWCLRRPFIDRLPASSATFTCIESTEAFGLNAVDLRYITDHFRYKFANERLKRTARYYSSNWRTWAAVNIQFAWRSYRLRTNRGPVIPVIPNGGSERKLLQYAAMFMSLRPHDHLE, translated from the exons ATGTCCTCCTCCCATTTCTTCCTCCCAAG GTGGACCCGAGTTCTCCGGCGCCAGAACTCCCAGAGCGACGACACCAACAACACCCACAACTCCAACAACATCGAAGACATCATGAACACCCCAATCATCTCCAACTCCGTCGAATGCTACGCCTGCACTCAGGTGGGGGTCCCAGCCTTTCACTCCACCAGCTGCGACGCCGCCCACCAGCCCCAATGGGAGGCCTCCGCCGGCTCTTCCCTGATCCCCATCCAATCCCGCTCCGACCTCAAAAAGGGTCTCTCCCGCCACCGCCCAGCCAGCCCCTTCGGCCCGGTACTTGACCCCCGCAGCAAGCGCGTCCAGCGCTGGAACCGCGCGTTCCTCCTCGCGCGTGGGATGGCGCTGGCCGTCGACCCGCTCTTCTTCTACGCCCTCTCCATTGGAAGAAGCGGGACGCCCTGCCTATACATGGACGGCGGGCTGGCAGCAATTGTCACCGTGCTCCGCACGTGCGTGGACGCCGTGCACCTGTGCCACCTGTGGCTACAGTTCCGGCTGGCGTACGTGTCGAGGGAGTCTCTGGTGGTCGGCTGCGGGAAGCTCGTGTGGGACGCACGTGCGATCTCCTCCCACTACCTTCGATCTCTCAAAGGTTTCTGGTTCGACGCCTTCGTCATCCTCCCCGTTCCCCAG GCAGTATTCTGGCTGGTTCTTCCAAAATTGATAAAAGAAGAGAAGATTAAGGTGATCATGACCATtcttctcttaatttttttgttccaaTTCCTCCCAAAAGTCTACCACAGCATCTCCTTGATGAGAAGAATGCAAAAGGTCACAGGCTACATCTTTGGCACCATTTGGTGGGGTTTTGGCCTCAACCTCATCGCCTACTTCATTGCCTCTCAC GTTGCTGGGGGATGCTGGTATGTGCTCGCGATTCAGCGTGTAGCTTCGTGCCTAAGGCAACATTGTGACCAAAATGTCAACTGCAACCTCTCTTTGTCTTGCTCGGACGAAGTTTGCTACCAGCTTTTGTTACCGGCGGCCACGAGTGGAAGCACTTGTGGAGGCAACACAACAGCAAGCGTGGTGAGAAAGCCGCCACTCTGCCTCGATGTCAATGGCACGTTTAACTATGGAATCTATCAGTTGGCTCTTCCTGTCATATCTAGCAACTCCCTTGCTATTAAGATCCTTTATCCCATCTTTTGGGGTTTAATGACTCTCAG TACATTTGGGAATGATCTTGAACCTACAAGTCACTGGCTAGAAGTGATTTTCAGCATATGCGTTGTGCTTAGTGGCTTGCTGCTCTTCACTTTGTTGATTGGGAACATTCAG GTATTTCTCCACGCCGTTATGGCAAAGAAAAGGAAGATGCAGCTGAGATGCAGAGACATGGAATGGTGGATGAAGCGGAGGCAGTTGCCTTCTGGATTGAGACGAAGAGTACGCCATTACGAAAGGCATAGATGGGTGACAATGGGGGGAGAAGATGAGATGGATTTGATCAAAGACTTGCCGGAAGGGCTCCGGAGGGAGATTAAGCGCCATTTATGCTTAGACCTCATCAAAAAGGTTCCCCTGTTCGACAACTTGGATGATCTTATTCTTGACAACATTTGTGATAGGGTTAGGCCTCTGGTCTTCTCCAAAGATGAAAAG ATAATCAGAGAAGGAGATCCTGTGCCGAAGATGCTATTTATTGTGCGTGGACGCATTAAGCGCACGCAAGGCCTAAGCAAAGGCATGGTGGGAACGAATGTGCTTGAACCGGGAGGGTTTTTTGGCGATGAGCTGCTCTCCTGGTGCCTTCGCCGGCCATTCATAGACCGCCTTCCAGCCTCATCTGCGACATTCACCTGCATTGAATCAACAGAAGCATTTGGCCTCAATGCAGTCGATCTGAGATATATCACGGATCACTTCCGTTACAAATTTGCCAATGAGAGGCTTAAGCGAACTGCGAGATACTACTCTTCGAATTGGAGAACATGGGCAGCTGTGAACATACAATTCGCTTGGCGCAGCTACAGGTTGAGGACTAATCGAGGTCCGGTGATTCCTGTGATTCCAAATGGAGGCTCTGAGCGGAAGCTGTTGCAGTATGCTGCAATGTTCATGTCACTTAGGCCACACGATCACCTTGAATAA
- the LOC137749210 gene encoding phosphatidylinositol 3,4,5-trisphosphate 3-phosphatase and protein-tyrosine-phosphatase PTEN1-like, producing MGLKFSRQMPAGKFESLTLQHKLINCLSKSFYIRNLVSKQRRRMLVAGYDLDMTYITDRILAMSFPAERMRAMYRNPLWQVKSVLDMRHQDHYKIYNLCIEENYDPSHFHGRVERFPFDDNHVPHLEMIKLFCESVDSWLSQDPENIAVIHCMAGKGRTGLMLCAYLVYCGMPAEEALQLYAQRRTVNNEGVSIPSQRRYVEYWSNCLSFPRGVEDAPPDVNLPQQCSRELRRIRFYDTINIEKIFFVVSELQEISGQLYRPSLEVSRSSCKQIQKGCQRTSSPRYYVSFVEGEEEDKKAESDEPHVVVQMDTESSVLYQKACLEYYFDMPVQITGDVRVIFYQKMYGSRLFYACFNTAFIRNSLLQLTVQDLDKVGKKGGSVCGPAFRLELLFGPANARPSFTTPISDHHELL from the exons ATGGGGTTGAAGTTCTCAAGGCAAATGCCTGCAGGGAAGTTTGAAAGCTTAACCCTACAACACAAACTGATCAATTGTCTGAGTAAAAGCTTTTACATTCGTAACTTAGTGTCAAAGCAGCGGAGGCGAATGCTTGTTGCTGGCTATGATCTCGACATGACTTACATCACGGATCGCATTTTGGCAATGTCATTCCCTGCAGAACGAATGAGGGCAATGTATCGTAATCCTCTTTGGCAGGTCAAGTCTGTGCTTGATATGAGACATCAAGATCATTACAAG ATCTACAACCTTTGCATCGAAGAAAATTATGACCCGTCTCATTTTCATGGTCGTGTGGAGAGATTTCCTTTTGATGACAATCATGTTCCACATCTAGAAATGATCAAGCTCTTCTGTGAAAGTGTGGATTCATGGCTATCACAGGATCCGGAAAACATTGCCGTTATACACTGCATG GCAGGCAAAGGTCGCACGGGCTTAATGCTATGTGCTTACCTAGTCTACTGTGGGATGCCAGCAGAGGAAGCTCTTCAGTTGTATGCTCAAAGGCGGACCGTCAATAATGAAGGA GTCTCAATACCAAGCCAACGCCGTTATGTAGAATACTGGTCGAACTGTCTCTCTTTTCCTCGTGGAGTTGAAGATGCGCCTCCCGATGTGAACTTGCCTCAGCAATGTAGCAGAGAATTGAGACGAATCCGATTTTATGACACGATTAACATTGAAAAAATCTTTTTTGTGGTCTCAGAGTTGCAAGAG ATTTCCGGCCAGCTTTATCGTCCATCACTAGAAGTTTCTAGGAGTTCCTGCAAACAAATCCAGAAAGGATGTCAGAGGACTAGTAGTCCACGATACTATGTCTCATTCGTTGAAGGCGAAGAGGAAGACAAGAAAGCAGAATCGGATGAGCCTCATGTTGTAGTCCAAATGGATACAGAAAGCTCCGTACTTTACCAGAAGGCCTGTCTTGAATATTACTTCGATATGCCTGTGCAGATAACTGGAGATGTGCGAGTCATATTCTATCAAAAAATGTATGGAAGTCGCCTCTTCTATGCTTGCTTCAACACAGCTTTCATCAGGAACAGCTTGCTACAG CTCACTGTTCAGGATTTGGATAAAGttggaaaaaaaggaggatcaGTATGCGGCCCTGCCTTCCGCTTAGAGCTACTATTTGGTCCTGCCAATGCAAGACCCTCATTCACAACTCCAATATCTGATCATCATGAATTGCTGTAA